From a single Rutidosis leptorrhynchoides isolate AG116_Rl617_1_P2 chromosome 5, CSIRO_AGI_Rlap_v1, whole genome shotgun sequence genomic region:
- the LOC139848271 gene encoding probable LRR receptor-like serine/threonine-protein kinase At4g37250, with protein sequence MNNKNNLKSCFKTLLFMFLLIIHPSLGLSIDGILLLSFKSSVLNDPLHVLDSWNTLDETPCSWFGVLCESTLTDIFVTGLSLPNSNLTASIPANIGLIQQLKEINLSNNSINGSIPLSLYTAPKLQSLDLSNNLISWEMLGFVGGWPSLQVLNLSNNFLTGKLPENLGLLTNLTVVSLKGNKFNGELSSGFDSVKVLDLSSNLINGSLPVDFGGGDLNYFNISHNNISGVIPPEFANKLSTNATIDLSYNNLTGAIPESSIYYSQDETSFSGNTGLCGKPLKKLCVVPSSVSNPPNVSSDSTLLPPAIAGIPEAIPSSRSGNSSNTSSASSKSKFKTSTIAGIVVGDILVVALLAIILIYVFKKRQKGSSDGQQNKEASNKEYDWASSADDEQKRLRSWGCLMTRKSTEDDEMSETKSTESSDTETVENGKTENLVRKEVEKKGLVTVDGGEKELELETLLKASAYVLGATGSSIIYKAVLEDGTALAVRRIGENGLDRFRDFENQVRIIAKLVHPNLVRVRGFYWGVDEKLVIYDYVPYGSLANARYKKAGSSPCPLPWEVRLKIAKGTARGLLYIHDKKQVHGNLKPSNILLGSDMEPKIGDFGLGRLVVGDHSCKVGGSARTFGSMRSTASRDGFVDMMNGPNPSPSPSSMGCISPYYAPESLRNLKPTPKWDVYSYGVVLLELLTGRVIVSDEFGPASMTWSATLAVEEKKKVLRMVDAAIRADMEYKEEILLGLLKVAYSCISPVPQKRPHMKEVLHALDKFPSTGFAYY encoded by the exons ATGAACAACAAAAACAACCTCAAATCATGTTTCAAAACACTTCTATTTATGTTTTTACTAATTATCCATCCATCTTTAGGACTATCAATTGATGGCATTCTATTACTCTCATTCAAATCCTCAGTTTTAAACGACCCGTTACATGTTCTAGACTCATGGAACACCTTAGACGAAACTCCATGTTCATGGTTCGGTGTCCTTTGCGAGTCTACTTTAACAGATATATTCGTCACCGGTTTATCACTTCCTAACTCCAATCTCACTGCTTCCATTCCCGCCAATATTGGTTTAATTCAACAACTTAAAGAGATTAACTTATCAAACAATTCGATCAACGGGTCGATCCCTTTATCATTATACACCGCACCAAAACTCCAATCTCTCGATCTTTCAAACAATTTGATCTCCTGGGAGATGTTAGGGTTCGTTGGCGGGTGGCCAAGTCTTCAGGTTCTTAACCTTTCGAATAACTTTTTAACGGGCAAACTGCCCGAAAATCTTGGGTTGTTAACCAACTTGACGGTGGTTTCGTTAAAAGGTAATAAATTTAACGGTGAGTTGTCAAGTGGGTTTGATTCCGTTAAAGTTTTAGATCTATCAAGTAATTTAATTAACGGGTCGTTACCGGTTGATTTTGGTGGTGGTGATCTAAATTACTTTAACATATCACATAACAATATTTCTGGCGTGATCCCGCCAGAATTTGCGAATAAATTGTCAACTAATGCGACAATTGATTTGTCGTATAACAATTTAACTGGAGCGATCCCTGAATCGAGCATTTATTATAGTCAAGATGAGACATCGTTTTCTGGAAACACGGGACTTTGTGGGAAACCATTGAAAAAACTTTGTGTTGTTCCTTCTTCGGTTTCGAATCCACCTAATGTGTCTTCAGATTCAACACTACTTCCACCTGCCATAGCCGGGATCCCAGAAGCCATCCCTTCGTCTCGTTCAGGCAATTCGTCGAACACCTCAAGTGCGTCCTCGAAATCAAAGTTTAAAACGAGCACGATTGCAGGAATTGTAGTCGGAGATATATTGGTTGTCGCGTTGTTAGCTATAATTCTTATTTACGTTTTCAAGAAACGTCAAAAGGGTAGTTCAGATGGTCAACAAAATAAAGAGGCTTCGAATAAGGAATACGATTGGGCGTCATCAGCCGACGACGAACAAAAACGGTTACGGTCGTGGGGTTGTTTAATGACGCGAAAAAGCACAGAAGACGACGAAATGAGCGAGACTAAGAGTACTGAATCCTCCGACACTGAAACTGTCGAAAATGGTAAAACGGAGAATTTGGTTCGGAAAGAAGTGGAGAAGAAAGGTTTAGTGACGGTTGACGGTGGCGAAAAGGAGTTAGAATTGGAGACGTTGTTAAAAGCGTCGGCGTATGTTTTGGGTGCTACGGGTTCGAGTATAATATACAAGGCGGTTTTGGAGGATGGTACGGCGCTAGCGGTGAGACGGATCGGGGAAAACGGGTTGGACCGGTTTAGGGATTTTGAGAATCAGGTTCGGATTATTGCGAAACTGGTTCACCCGAACCTTGTCCGGGTCCGTGGGTTTTATTGGGGTGTGGACGAGAAACTTGTCATATACGACTACGTTCCCTATGGCAGCTTAGCCAATGCACGTTATA AGAAAGCGGGATCGTCACCATGTCCGTTACCATGGGAAGTGAGGCTCAAGATAGCGAAAGGGACAGCCCGTGGGCTATTGTACATCCACGATAAGAAGCAAGTGCACGGGAATCTCAAACCGAGTAACATTTTGTTAGGATCGGATATGGAGCCCAAAATAGGAGATTTCGGGCTTGGAAGATTAGTGGTAGGCGATCATAGTTGTAAAGTTGGCGGATCAGCCCGAACCTTTGGTAGCATGAGGTCAACTGCTTCTAGAGATGGTTTTGTAGATATGATGAATGGGCCAAACCCAAGCCCAAGCCCAAGTTCAATGGGCTGCATTTCTCCATATTACGCACCAGAGTCGCTAAGAAACTTGAAGCCTACCCCGAAATGGGATGTGTACTCTTATGGTGTAGTGTTGCTTGAACTACTAACCGGGAGGGTTATAGTTTCGGATGAGTTTGGGCCGGCTAGTATGACATGGAGCGCCACATTGGCGGTTGAAGAGAAGAAAAAGGTGTTGAGAATGGTTGACGCGGCGATTCGTGCTGACATGGAATATAAAGAGGAGATTTTGTTGGGATTGTTGAAAGTGGCCTATAGTTGCATATCACCGGTCCCGCAAAAGAGACCACATATGAAAGAGGTGTTACATGCTCTTGACAAATTCCCTTCTACCGGCTTTGCATATTATTGA